A window of the Tunturibacter empetritectus genome harbors these coding sequences:
- a CDS encoding CPBP family intramembrane glutamic endopeptidase has protein sequence MQTDTQSPSSDNPLPPSPQSTIERPSPARHVFFGTDGLRAGWSILLFIAMFAAFMFVAHLIAVKIHPPTHQNSPDHTIPFYFMFLNEAVPLLGVGIVTWVMSKVERRPVGVYGLGGTRKLPHFVAGLAWGIICLTPFILILWKAGFLVFDSRLLFGSDILRYGAQWLAMFFAVGLLEEYVTRGYLQYTLTRGLAGLFRSVFKTAHSNVLAFWASALFFSILFGLVHGSNPGESPVGLLTAGLAAMMFCLVLWRTGSLWWAIGFHTTWDWGQSFLYGVADSGIMIKHHLLATHPVGKPLLSGGTTGPEGSILILPIIVLIVAVIVFTLPRTNAGYIRLPERSAES, from the coding sequence TTGCAGACCGATACCCAGTCTCCATCGTCCGACAATCCGCTGCCTCCCAGCCCGCAATCTACGATCGAGCGCCCCTCGCCAGCGCGCCATGTGTTCTTCGGCACCGACGGGCTTCGCGCCGGCTGGAGCATCCTGCTCTTCATTGCTATGTTCGCGGCGTTTATGTTCGTTGCGCACCTCATTGCAGTGAAGATTCATCCACCGACACATCAGAACTCACCAGACCACACCATCCCTTTCTACTTCATGTTTCTGAACGAAGCCGTTCCGCTGTTGGGAGTTGGAATCGTTACCTGGGTCATGTCGAAGGTGGAACGCCGCCCGGTTGGCGTCTACGGGCTTGGAGGCACCAGGAAACTTCCTCACTTTGTCGCGGGCCTCGCCTGGGGCATCATTTGCCTTACGCCGTTCATCCTCATCCTCTGGAAGGCCGGTTTTCTTGTCTTCGATAGCCGTCTTCTTTTTGGCAGCGACATACTGCGTTACGGTGCGCAGTGGCTTGCCATGTTTTTTGCGGTCGGCCTGCTGGAGGAGTACGTCACTCGCGGCTATCTGCAGTACACGCTTACTCGAGGGTTGGCCGGCCTCTTTCGATCGGTCTTCAAGACCGCGCACAGCAACGTGCTCGCCTTCTGGGCTTCGGCACTTTTCTTTTCGATTCTCTTTGGCCTGGTCCACGGCAGCAACCCTGGTGAGTCGCCCGTCGGACTGCTGACTGCCGGGCTCGCTGCGATGATGTTCTGCCTTGTGTTGTGGCGCACGGGCTCTCTCTGGTGGGCGATCGGCTTCCATACCACCTGGGACTGGGGCCAATCGTTTCTTTACGGAGTAGCCGACAGCGGCATCATGATTAAGCATCATCTGCTCGCTACCCATCCCGTCGGCAAGCCTCTGCTGAGTGGAGGCACGACGGGTCCTGAAGGCAGCATCCTCATTCTGCCGATCATCGTGCTCATCGTTGCCGTCATCGTGTTTACGCTGCCTCGCACTAATGCGGGCTATATCAGGCTGCCGGAGCGATCCGCCGAGTCATAA
- a CDS encoding DHH family phosphoesterase: MDCKIFYHDKCFDGACSASLFTRFHRECVKTATTYSYHGLVHRTGALFDEGDFGSGENAIVDFKYSASPKVTWWFDHHQSAFLTPEDQKNFETGQADGSQRMRKFFNANYISCTSLIADIAQLNFGFNTAPVLELIQWADIVDGARYESAKAAVEMAAPAMKLTMVIESSSDPTLVPKLIPILTEMSLQQVLDQGIVQALLGPLMDRHWAALELIKQRATVDHGVITFDITDQPTEGYNKFIPYYMHPDATYNVGLSKSSFRTKVSVGTNPWTKRMTSELVNLAAICERYGGGGHARVGAISFPPDREDEARKAVGEIVAELQAASTGHEKNS, translated from the coding sequence TTGGACTGCAAGATCTTTTATCACGATAAGTGCTTCGATGGAGCCTGTTCGGCTTCGCTGTTCACGCGGTTCCACCGGGAGTGCGTGAAGACGGCGACCACGTACTCCTATCACGGACTCGTGCACCGGACCGGCGCGCTGTTCGACGAAGGCGACTTCGGCAGCGGCGAAAATGCAATCGTGGACTTCAAATACTCGGCCTCACCCAAAGTGACGTGGTGGTTCGATCATCACCAGAGCGCGTTTTTGACGCCAGAAGACCAGAAGAACTTTGAAACAGGACAGGCCGATGGATCGCAGCGTATGCGAAAGTTCTTCAACGCGAACTACATCTCCTGCACCAGCCTGATCGCAGACATCGCGCAGCTAAACTTCGGCTTCAACACAGCCCCCGTGCTGGAGCTGATCCAGTGGGCCGACATCGTCGACGGTGCACGGTACGAGAGCGCCAAGGCTGCGGTAGAGATGGCCGCCCCGGCGATGAAGCTGACGATGGTGATCGAAAGTTCCTCGGACCCGACCTTGGTGCCGAAACTGATTCCTATCTTGACCGAGATGAGTCTGCAACAGGTACTGGACCAAGGGATCGTGCAGGCGCTGTTGGGTCCGTTAATGGACCGCCACTGGGCAGCGCTCGAGCTGATCAAACAGCGAGCCACCGTCGACCATGGTGTGATCACCTTCGACATCACCGACCAGCCGACCGAGGGTTATAACAAGTTCATACCGTACTATATGCATCCCGACGCAACCTACAACGTGGGACTTAGCAAGTCGAGCTTTCGTACCAAGGTGTCGGTTGGCACTAACCCGTGGACCAAGCGGATGACCTCCGAACTGGTCAATCTCGCTGCCATCTGCGAGCGCTATGGCGGCGGCGGACACGCTCGTGTAGGCGCAATCAGCTTCCCCCCTGATCGGGAAGACGAAGCGCGAAAGGCCGTCGGCGAGATCGTGGCTGAGCTGCAAGCAGCTTCCACCGGGCATGAAAAAAATAGTTGA
- the rseP gene encoding RIP metalloprotease RseP, protein MATIVQLLIVLGIMVLVHEFGHFAVAKLCGIRVEVFSIGFGKRLFGFRRGDTEYQIAAVPLGGYVKMAGEMGFAGNELTPGSVAPTDPGDFNAHPRWQRILVALAGPFANFLLALGLMTGVSMLHNEVQEFIDGPAYTDYITPNTPAARTGIHSGDTIIHYDTIENPTWDQVGTRSLLNLNQTVPFSFLHDGQRVDTKLFVENKGAPDDFSLDNLGIIPKMQTTPVQVDSLEPNMPAVRAGLKPHDKIVSIDGLQMHSVPALLSYLQDQAGKPADLVIERTAADGATQTLPIQVTPELAETPGGPKQKDYRLGFVAVQPPVKVERLPLGKAMVASWEFNKKGSLLIVEVLKRLFTRQVSVKSLQSPIGIGQQIHQAAQMPGWMPLIGLMSYISLNLGIFNLLPIPILDGGMILFLLIETIMRRDVNQQIKERVYQVAFVCLLAFFAFVIFNDLTKLNLFTKLKP, encoded by the coding sequence ATGGCAACAATCGTCCAGCTCCTCATCGTCCTCGGCATCATGGTTCTGGTCCACGAGTTCGGCCACTTCGCCGTCGCCAAGCTCTGCGGCATCCGCGTCGAGGTCTTCTCCATCGGCTTCGGCAAGCGCCTCTTCGGCTTCCGCCGCGGCGACACCGAGTACCAGATCGCCGCAGTCCCCCTCGGCGGCTACGTCAAGATGGCCGGTGAGATGGGTTTTGCCGGCAATGAACTTACCCCCGGCAGTGTCGCCCCCACCGATCCTGGTGACTTCAACGCGCACCCCCGTTGGCAGCGTATCCTCGTCGCACTCGCAGGCCCGTTCGCCAACTTCCTGCTCGCCCTCGGCCTCATGACCGGCGTCTCGATGCTCCACAACGAGGTGCAGGAGTTCATCGACGGCCCCGCCTACACCGATTACATCACCCCCAACACACCCGCAGCCCGCACCGGTATCCATAGCGGCGACACCATCATCCACTACGACACCATCGAAAATCCAACATGGGACCAAGTCGGCACCCGTTCTCTTCTAAACCTCAACCAGACCGTTCCCTTCTCCTTCCTCCACGACGGTCAGCGTGTCGACACCAAACTTTTTGTCGAAAACAAGGGCGCTCCAGACGACTTCTCCCTCGACAATCTGGGCATCATTCCGAAGATGCAGACGACGCCGGTTCAAGTCGACTCGCTTGAGCCCAACATGCCTGCAGTTCGCGCCGGCCTCAAGCCACACGACAAGATCGTCAGCATCGACGGGCTCCAGATGCACTCTGTTCCTGCGCTACTGTCCTACCTTCAGGATCAGGCTGGCAAACCCGCAGACCTTGTGATTGAACGCACTGCCGCCGATGGCGCAACGCAGACGCTGCCGATTCAAGTGACTCCGGAGCTAGCGGAGACGCCTGGAGGACCTAAGCAAAAGGACTATCGCCTAGGGTTTGTTGCAGTGCAGCCACCTGTTAAGGTGGAGCGGCTGCCGCTAGGTAAGGCGATGGTTGCTTCGTGGGAGTTCAACAAAAAAGGTTCCTTGCTGATTGTTGAAGTGCTCAAGCGGCTGTTTACGCGGCAGGTTTCGGTGAAGAGTCTGCAGAGCCCGATTGGGATTGGACAGCAGATTCATCAGGCGGCGCAGATGCCCGGATGGATGCCGCTGATTGGGTTGATGAGCTATATCTCATTGAATCTTGGGATCTTCAACCTGCTGCCGATTCCGATTCTCGATGGCGGAATGATCCTGTTTTTGTTGATCGAGACGATCATGCGGCGGGATGTGAATCAGCAGATCAAGGAGCGCGTGTATCAGGTTGCGTTTGTTTGCCTGCTGGCGTTCTTTGCGTTTGTCATCTTCAACGACCTGACAAAACTCAACCTGTTTACGAAGCTTAAACCTTAA
- a CDS encoding 1-deoxy-D-xylulose-5-phosphate reductoisomerase, giving the protein MKKLAILGSTGSIGHSTLSICESFPDRYQVVSLAAGTNIDDAFAQCLRWRPRVISLATEALAATLLTRLKAAGITNIEVVHGSAGTIHVATLPEVDFVVSAIVGVAGLEATYAAVCAGKTIGLANKECLVAAGELILAAARQHNVALLPIDSEHNAVHQCLRGGTAAEVKQIWLTASGGPFRNTPLADFEHITPQQALKHPTWVMGQRITIDSATMMNKGFEVIEACRLFNLPAAQVRTTIHPQSTVHSLVEFVDGSILAQISVTDMRLPILYALAYPERVAVTEKESLTFDLTTLSQLDFSQPDLTRFPCLRLAYEAAEAGGKACIALNAADEIAVAAFLEGRIPFLGIPRTIEAVLQLTSGQSPASILDVLDADLAARASAREVIARQLTGAQR; this is encoded by the coding sequence GTGAAAAAGCTCGCAATCCTCGGCTCGACCGGCTCCATCGGCCACAGCACCCTATCCATCTGTGAATCCTTCCCCGACCGCTACCAGGTCGTCTCCCTCGCCGCAGGCACCAACATCGACGACGCCTTCGCCCAGTGCCTCCGATGGCGCCCCAGGGTCATCTCCCTCGCCACCGAAGCCCTCGCAGCCACTCTGCTGACGCGCCTGAAAGCCGCAGGCATCACCAACATCGAAGTCGTCCACGGCAGCGCAGGCACCATCCACGTTGCCACCTTGCCCGAGGTCGACTTCGTAGTCTCAGCCATCGTAGGCGTAGCCGGCCTCGAAGCCACCTACGCCGCAGTCTGCGCCGGCAAGACCATCGGCCTGGCCAACAAGGAGTGCCTCGTAGCCGCAGGCGAGCTCATCCTCGCCGCCGCCAGGCAGCACAACGTAGCCCTCCTCCCCATCGACTCTGAACACAACGCCGTACATCAGTGTCTGCGCGGCGGCACCGCAGCCGAAGTAAAGCAGATCTGGCTCACCGCATCCGGCGGCCCCTTTCGCAATACGCCCCTGGCCGACTTCGAGCACATCACCCCACAACAAGCTCTCAAACACCCCACCTGGGTCATGGGCCAGCGCATCACCATCGACTCAGCCACCATGATGAACAAAGGCTTCGAGGTCATCGAAGCCTGCCGCCTCTTCAACCTCCCGGCTGCCCAAGTCCGCACCACCATCCACCCTCAATCCACGGTTCACTCCCTGGTCGAGTTCGTCGACGGCAGCATCCTCGCCCAGATCTCAGTCACCGACATGCGCCTCCCCATCCTCTACGCTCTCGCCTACCCGGAGCGGGTCGCCGTGACTGAAAAAGAGTCCCTCACCTTCGACCTCACCACACTCTCGCAACTCGACTTCTCTCAGCCCGACCTCACCCGCTTCCCCTGCCTTCGACTTGCCTACGAAGCAGCCGAAGCGGGCGGAAAAGCATGCATCGCCCTCAACGCCGCCGACGAAATTGCCGTAGCCGCATTCCTCGAAGGACGTATCCCCTTCCTCGGCATCCCGCGTACAATAGAGGCTGTGCTGCAGCTAACTTCCGGTCAATCTCCAGCGTCTATCCTCGATGTGCTTGATGCAGATCTTGCCGCGCGCGCCTCTGCCCGCGAAGTGATTGCCCGCCAACTCACCGGCGCCCAACGGTAA
- a CDS encoding PEP-CTERM sorting domain-containing protein (PEP-CTERM proteins occur, often in large numbers, in the proteomes of bacteria that also encode an exosortase, a predicted intramembrane cysteine proteinase. The presence of a PEP-CTERM domain at a protein's C-terminus predicts cleavage within the sorting domain, followed by covalent anchoring to some some component of the (usually Gram-negative) cell surface. Many PEP-CTERM proteins exhibit an unusual sequence composition that includes large numbers of potential glycosylation sites. Expression of one such protein has been shown restore the ability of a bacterium to form floc, a type of biofilm.), translating into MRLRLFLVAVCLFAINTVAQADVLYTFTISGAPGTLLSEFNGTATFVEPSILTTTTEISGASLTTTEVFAGARIIDLILDPVSETGCGALGTSDPFGCVQVGFADGLGIAEEYGTLLTSLGTYNGEDVTPNGTVDGSTTLSITQVTPEPSSISLFGTGLLGLVGVARRRSSQKKTAGLGPDDEGCLLPSAESSRYRYCIRHHRA; encoded by the coding sequence ATGCGCTTGCGTCTTTTTCTTGTCGCTGTATGTTTGTTTGCGATAAACACTGTCGCTCAAGCAGACGTTCTTTATACCTTTACGATCTCAGGTGCCCCCGGAACTCTTCTATCTGAGTTTAACGGGACTGCGACATTTGTCGAACCATCCATCCTGACTACGACGACCGAGATTTCGGGGGCTTCTTTGACTACCACGGAGGTTTTCGCCGGCGCGCGAATTATTGATCTCATCCTCGATCCTGTAAGTGAAACTGGATGCGGGGCTCTTGGAACGTCAGATCCTTTCGGGTGCGTGCAAGTTGGCTTTGCCGATGGTCTCGGGATAGCAGAAGAGTATGGCACTCTTCTTACCTCTCTCGGCACATATAATGGCGAAGATGTCACCCCCAATGGCACAGTAGATGGCTCCACCACTCTTTCGATCACTCAAGTTACACCTGAGCCATCTTCTATAAGCCTGTTTGGAACGGGGTTGTTGGGGTTGGTTGGTGTTGCGCGACGCCGATCTTCTCAGAAAAAAACAGCCGGTTTGGGGCCTGATGACGAAGGTTGTTTATTACCCTCAGCAGAAAGCTCGCGTTATCGATATTGCATACGGCATCATCGAGCATAG
- a CDS encoding phosphatidate cytidylyltransferase gives MKRILTALVLILAVFALIFFGQLWMITLFSAIVAELAAYEYLKLAAVGAEAHGAKLRIPTWWMILGTALAFVVTLPNFPVEAQLPVLSALTLVLFAWNGFRAPLIQVLPDTAQGLFGLIYIAYPLTLVPLLWKQEDGPALVLFLMVCVWAGDIAALYIGRAFGKRKLAPRLSPGKTWAGSIASIAGSMIAGGIVIAIADTLTAHGNTLLHVSEPIWQSLLLAAILNIAAQLGDLLESAIKRGAGVKDSGTMLPGHGGILDRIDALLLAAPVLWYILLLKDYFGLGRF, from the coding sequence ATGAAACGCATTCTTACTGCCTTAGTTCTCATCCTCGCTGTCTTCGCCCTCATCTTCTTCGGACAGCTGTGGATGATCACCCTCTTCAGCGCCATCGTCGCAGAACTCGCCGCCTACGAGTACCTCAAGCTGGCCGCAGTAGGGGCCGAAGCCCACGGCGCCAAGCTCCGCATCCCCACCTGGTGGATGATCCTCGGAACCGCCCTCGCCTTCGTCGTCACCCTGCCTAACTTTCCAGTGGAAGCCCAGCTCCCCGTACTCAGCGCACTCACCCTGGTTCTCTTCGCCTGGAACGGCTTCCGCGCCCCCCTCATCCAGGTCCTGCCAGACACCGCCCAGGGCCTCTTCGGCCTCATCTACATCGCCTACCCGCTCACCCTCGTGCCTCTGCTCTGGAAGCAGGAAGACGGCCCCGCCCTCGTGCTCTTTCTGATGGTCTGCGTCTGGGCCGGCGACATCGCAGCCCTCTACATCGGCCGAGCCTTCGGCAAACGCAAGCTCGCCCCCCGTCTCAGCCCTGGCAAGACCTGGGCCGGCTCCATCGCCTCCATCGCCGGCAGCATGATCGCCGGAGGCATCGTCATCGCCATCGCCGACACCCTCACCGCCCACGGCAACACCCTGCTCCACGTCTCCGAGCCGATCTGGCAATCGCTCCTGCTAGCCGCGATCCTCAACATCGCCGCCCAGCTAGGCGACCTCCTCGAGTCCGCCATCAAACGCGGAGCAGGCGTCAAGGACTCCGGCACCATGCTCCCCGGCCACGGCGGCATCCTCGACCGCATCGACGCCCTCCTACTCGCCGCCCCGGTCCTCTGGTACATCCTTCTCCTCAAGGACTACTTCGGCCTAGGCCGCTTCTAA
- a CDS encoding PadR family transcriptional regulator → MRFFGAGDLRYVILQQIAEKPSHGYEIIKSIQERLGGMYAPSPGVVYPMLTMLEEMGHATVVSEGARKLYTITEEGAKSLAENKAMVDAIFARMDHARSEQGSGRSPQIERAVENFRMALRMKKGPLTTEQTHAITDIIDAAAKQIERA, encoded by the coding sequence ATGCGATTCTTCGGGGCCGGCGACCTTCGCTATGTGATCCTGCAGCAGATTGCGGAGAAGCCGAGCCATGGCTACGAGATCATCAAGTCGATCCAGGAGCGGCTGGGCGGAATGTATGCGCCGAGTCCGGGCGTGGTGTATCCGATGCTGACGATGCTGGAGGAGATGGGACATGCGACTGTGGTCTCCGAGGGCGCGAGGAAGCTTTATACGATCACGGAGGAAGGGGCCAAGTCGCTGGCTGAGAACAAGGCGATGGTAGATGCGATCTTCGCGAGGATGGACCATGCTCGAAGTGAGCAGGGGAGTGGTCGTTCTCCTCAGATCGAACGCGCGGTGGAGAACTTTCGGATGGCGCTGCGGATGAAGAAGGGTCCGTTGACGACCGAACAGACTCACGCGATCACAGACATCATTGACGCTGCTGCCAAGCAGATTGAGAGGGCGTGA
- a CDS encoding DUF3861 domain-containing protein — protein sequence MNSYRYKITVEALTGAKGEPVEGRTLSFEAANHDDILGIVERMQTRLPFDNDTVASLGVGLKLFSEVALMQRNDPMFATIRPALGEFVRELRQQPETVGSDGPGRLL from the coding sequence ATGAACTCTTACCGGTACAAGATTACGGTTGAAGCGCTGACCGGCGCGAAGGGAGAGCCGGTGGAAGGACGGACGCTCTCGTTCGAGGCGGCGAATCATGACGATATTCTAGGGATAGTGGAGCGGATGCAGACGCGGTTGCCATTCGATAACGATACGGTCGCGTCGCTGGGAGTTGGGCTGAAGTTGTTCTCGGAGGTGGCGCTGATGCAGCGCAACGACCCGATGTTTGCGACGATTCGTCCGGCGCTGGGGGAGTTTGTGCGTGAATTGAGGCAGCAGCCTGAGACCGTTGGTTCTGACGGTCCGGGTCGGTTGCTTTAG
- a CDS encoding isoprenyl transferase, giving the protein MRASTPLPNSSRVPNRSHELSAEEQSVYRQLDPAKIPQHVAIIMDGNGRWAGKRALKRFLGHQKGAESVQFVVETASRINLPWLTLYAFSLENNLRRPKSEVSFLMKLLKSYLVGNVKRMNDNNVRMAYIGRTHDLPQEVQDTMQWASESTAKNTGTTLTLALNYGARSEIVDAVRTILTDLTTEAHTRGCSVDDLLGAGALESLDEPTIARALYTAHMPDPDLVIRTSGEQRISNFLLWQIAYSEIFVTDRLWPDFNGLHLLEAINAYQHRERRFGGLGESFTDEDLNNLEPAEEVAAEIKDHLIPKSDAKAESKSEAKPDAVLTRR; this is encoded by the coding sequence TTGCGCGCATCAACACCCCTACCGAACTCCAGCCGCGTCCCCAATCGCAGCCATGAGCTCTCTGCCGAAGAGCAGAGCGTCTACCGGCAGCTGGATCCAGCCAAAATTCCGCAACACGTCGCCATCATCATGGATGGCAACGGCCGTTGGGCCGGAAAACGCGCCCTCAAGCGCTTCCTCGGCCACCAGAAGGGCGCCGAGTCCGTTCAGTTTGTCGTAGAGACTGCCTCGCGCATCAACCTGCCTTGGCTCACCCTCTACGCCTTCTCGCTCGAAAACAATCTCCGCCGCCCCAAATCCGAAGTCAGCTTCCTCATGAAGCTGCTCAAAAGCTACCTCGTCGGCAACGTCAAGCGCATGAACGATAACAACGTCCGTATGGCCTACATCGGTCGCACACACGACCTGCCGCAGGAGGTTCAGGACACCATGCAGTGGGCCTCCGAGTCCACCGCCAAGAACACCGGCACCACCCTCACCCTGGCCCTCAACTACGGTGCCCGCTCCGAGATCGTCGACGCCGTCCGCACCATCCTCACCGACCTCACCACCGAAGCTCACACCCGCGGCTGCTCCGTAGATGACCTCCTCGGCGCCGGCGCCCTCGAGTCCCTCGACGAGCCCACCATCGCACGCGCTCTCTACACCGCGCACATGCCCGACCCCGACCTCGTCATCCGCACCTCCGGCGAGCAGCGCATCTCAAACTTCCTCCTCTGGCAGATCGCCTACTCCGAGATCTTCGTCACCGACCGCCTCTGGCCCGACTTCAACGGCCTCCATCTCCTCGAAGCCATCAACGCCTATCAGCATCGCGAGCGCCGCTTCGGTGGTCTGGGCGAAAGCTTCACCGACGAAGACCTCAACAACCTCGAGCCCGCCGAAGAGGTAGCCGCCGAGATCAAGGACCACCTCATCCCCAAATCGGACGCCAAAGCCGAGAGCAAATCAGAAGCAAAGCCCGACGCCGTCCTCACCCGCCGCTAA
- a CDS encoding helix-turn-helix domain-containing protein: MQFRTANALCRRCHKCLEVEEPEPAPAPLALVPPPSTQEGGLQVAHAVRDLRHVRNLSQRQLAARMGVPRTYISKIENGKAMPTLSSLDRLARALQVDISALLRDSNTRHRDETAVLMTDPFLAEIAMYTSQLDELQRSIFLNHVRELAAGRRRTA; this comes from the coding sequence GTGCAGTTTCGGACAGCCAATGCGCTGTGCCGCCGCTGCCACAAATGCCTCGAGGTCGAAGAGCCCGAACCAGCTCCCGCACCGCTGGCGCTGGTTCCCCCACCATCAACCCAGGAAGGCGGCCTGCAAGTTGCCCACGCCGTGCGAGACCTGCGCCATGTGCGCAATCTCTCCCAGCGCCAGCTCGCAGCTCGCATGGGAGTGCCACGCACCTACATCTCCAAGATCGAGAATGGCAAGGCCATGCCGACCCTGTCCTCCCTCGATCGCCTCGCCCGCGCCCTCCAGGTTGACATCTCCGCCCTGCTGCGCGACTCGAACACTCGACATCGCGACGAGACCGCAGTCCTCATGACCGATCCCTTCCTCGCAGAGATCGCCATGTACACCTCGCAGCTTGACGAACTACAGCGGTCCATCTTCCTGAATCATGTTCGGGAGTTGGCAGCGGGACGCCGTCGTACTGCGTAA
- a CDS encoding HD domain-containing protein yields the protein MSDGFGREQALVLLEEWTMGESLRKHGLAVSVCTEAYGVMEASRLGLAGEEASSFVERYASAGLLHDMDYERHPSLEEHPFVGVAHLRELGWPEEVVHAILAHADYSGTPRETHLDKALFACDELAGFLTACALVKPSKSIHEVEVAGVKKKMKDKAFARAVKREDITDGAELLGLSVEEHVGNCLRAMQARAGELGLEGQASQG from the coding sequence ATGAGCGATGGTTTTGGGCGAGAGCAGGCGCTGGTGTTGCTGGAGGAGTGGACCATGGGCGAGAGCCTGCGGAAGCATGGGCTGGCGGTATCGGTTTGCACGGAGGCTTATGGAGTGATGGAGGCTTCGCGGTTGGGACTTGCAGGGGAAGAGGCTTCGTCGTTTGTGGAGCGTTATGCGAGTGCGGGGCTGCTGCACGATATGGACTATGAACGGCATCCTTCGCTGGAGGAGCATCCGTTTGTTGGAGTGGCGCATTTGCGGGAGCTGGGATGGCCGGAGGAGGTGGTGCATGCGATTCTGGCGCACGCGGACTACTCGGGAACGCCGCGGGAGACGCACCTGGATAAGGCGCTGTTTGCCTGCGATGAGCTTGCTGGTTTTTTGACGGCATGTGCGCTGGTGAAACCTTCGAAGTCGATTCATGAGGTTGAGGTGGCGGGGGTGAAAAAGAAGATGAAGGATAAGGCGTTCGCGCGGGCGGTGAAGCGGGAGGATATTACGGATGGTGCGGAGCTGCTGGGGTTGAGTGTGGAGGAGCATGTGGGGAATTGCTTGCGGGCGATGCAGGCGCGGGCGGGGGAGCTGGGGCTGGAGGGCCAGGCCAGCCAGGGTTAG
- the pncA gene encoding bifunctional nicotinamidase/pyrazinamidase: protein MWHRPQDGRTHPSLHYHQVTMQLQPTDALLVIDVQNDFMPGGALPIKDGDAVVPIINALAKNFDHVILTQDWHPPQHISFATTHSNRQPFEVIEAPYGPQALWPEHVLQHTDGAAFHPALHIPHAELILRKGFRRHIDSYSAFLENDHTTPTGLAGYLRERNLTRLFLCGLAYDFCVRYSALDGHALGFETIVLEDATRAVNLSASVAETDEALAVAGIPRITSNNL from the coding sequence ATGTGGCATCGTCCGCAGGACGGCCGTACTCATCCCTCGTTGCACTACCATCAAGTCACGATGCAACTCCAACCCACCGACGCCCTTCTCGTCATCGACGTTCAGAACGACTTCATGCCCGGCGGCGCATTGCCCATCAAAGACGGCGACGCCGTAGTCCCAATCATCAACGCCCTCGCAAAAAACTTCGACCACGTGATCCTCACCCAAGACTGGCACCCACCACAACACATATCCTTCGCCACCACCCATTCAAATAGACAACCCTTTGAAGTGATCGAAGCCCCCTACGGCCCGCAGGCCCTTTGGCCCGAACACGTCCTCCAACACACCGACGGCGCAGCCTTCCATCCCGCTCTTCACATCCCCCACGCCGAACTCATCCTCCGCAAAGGCTTCCGCCGCCACATCGACAGCTACTCCGCCTTCCTCGAAAACGACCACACTACCCCCACCGGTCTTGCAGGGTATTTAAGAGAACGCAACCTCACCCGCCTCTTCCTCTGCGGCCTCGCCTACGACTTCTGCGTCCGCTACTCCGCCCTCGATGGCCACGCCCTCGGCTTCGAGACCATCGTCCTCGAAGACGCCACCCGCGCTGTCAATCTGTCAGCCTCCGTCGCCGAAACTGACGAAGCCCTTGCCGTCGCCGGCATTCCGCGCATCACATCTAACAATCTGTGA